From a region of the Impatiens glandulifera chromosome 4, dImpGla2.1, whole genome shotgun sequence genome:
- the LOC124934858 gene encoding probable protein S-acyltransferase 5 has product MPANCSTKVQNQNHNSTQVKTRISPQSETSTTSSSNIKTRFLSLIQPILQSPNFLKRLLHEHHSAESTTKVYQIWPGNNVFFFGGRMICGPDPKGLIFTTISIILSSWTFCLYIARDLPKHSTLIVNVSFLLTITVLLNLIMVSMIDPGIIPRHETGIRGRNRRKRLKYCRTCKIYRPPRSCHCAICNNCVEKFDHHCPWLSQCIGLRNYRFYLTFLIQALILFVYICGISFWKIQRRVFKDGDGLFTLLKNQPETMALALLSSIAVAFLGGLSCYHVYLVIINQTFYENFRQKYLGSQNPYDKGILLNMKEVLFAPFLQPSQINFRAEVSVSSSE; this is encoded by the exons ATGCCCGCCAACTGTTCGACGAAAGTTCAAAACCAAAACCACAACTCCACCCAAGTAAAAACAAGAATCTCCCCTCAATCTGAGACTTCAACAACGTCTTCATCAAACATAAAGACCCGTTTTCTGTCTCTGATTCAACCCATTCTCCAGTCTCCTAATTTCCTAAAACGTCTTCTCCATGAACACCATTCTGCAGAAAGCACCACTAAAGTTTACCAAATTTGGCCGGGAAACAAT GTATTCTTCTTTGGTGGACGAATGATCTGTGGCCCTGATCCGAAAGGACTGATCTTTACTACAATTTCAATTATCCTCTCTAGTTGGACATTCTGTCTTTATATAGCCCGGGACTTGCCCAAACATTCCACCCTCATAGTCAATGTTTCGTTTCTCTTGACAATAACA GTTCTACTGAACTTAATCATGGTTAGCATGATCGACCCGGGTATTATTCCAAGACACGAAACGGGGATTAGAGGTCGAAATAGAAGAAAGAGATTGAAGTATTGCAGGACATGCAAGATTTATCGTCCACCAAGAAGTTGCCATTGTGCCATATGCAACAATTGTGTCGAGAAATTCGATCATCACTGTCCATGGCTTAGCCAATGCATTGGATTG AGAAATTATCGGTTTTATCTGACATTCTTGATCCAAGCCTTGATTTTGTTTGTGTATATATGCGGTATCTCATTCTGGAAGATTCAGAGGAGGGTATTTAAAGATGGGGATGGATTGTTTACCCTTTTAAAAAATCAACCGGAAACTATGGCATTAGCTTTGTTGAGTTCAATTGCGGTTGCATTTCTTGGTGGTTTATCATGTTATCATGTCTATCTGGTCATTATAAATCAG ACATTTTACGAGAATTTCAGACAAAAGTATTTGGGATCTCAGAATCCTTACGATAAAGGAATCTTGTTGAACATGAAGGAGGTGTTATTTGCTCCGTTCCTTCAGCCTTCTCAAATCAACTTTAGAGCAGAGGTCTCTGTTTCTTCTTCAGAATAG